In the genome of Candidatus Ornithobacterium hominis, the window CAAATCTTGATTCCCAAGGTAAACTGCACAGACGTAAATGGCTAAAAATCCGTTGCCTCCTACAAAATCAGTGGCTGAGAATGTAATAAACATGAGTGAAATAGCTAAAACTGGATATAAACCCTCGAAGCCAAGTTTAATTCTGTTGATGATAATTTTACTCAAAACACCAAAGCCAAAACCTAATGCTCCGCCTAAAATCATTTGTTGCAAAAACAGTGGAATGATGGAAAAAAAGCCTTGCTCTGGGTTCATAACCAGCGATAGAAATGCAATGGTAAGAACATAGGCCATCGGGTCGTTACTACCACTCTCTAGCTCTAGCGTTGGGCGAAGATTTGCCTTGAGTGCCAAGCTTTTAGATCGAAGAATGGAGAATACCGCTGCCGCATCTGTAGAGGAAACAATGGAACCTAAAAGTAAACTCTCATATATAGTAAAATCAGTGATATAGTAAACAAAAATTCCTAATGAAACCGCTGTGAGAAAAACTCCCATGGTGGAGAGTGCTATTCCTTCTTTTAGAATCGGCTTTACAGCCTTCCAATTAGTATCTAGCCCCCCTGAGAATAAAATAAAGTTTAATGAAACAATACCAATAAATTGAGCAATCTCAGGACTATCAAAATTAATGCGCCCAATTCCATCTGAACCTGCCAACATACCTATAGCCAAGAAAAGCAAAAGTGTGGGAACACCAAACTTATAAGAGGTTTTCCCAACTACTATACTGATAAAAAGTAAGAGAGAACCAATTAATACAATGTTTTCGATGGTAATATTCATAGACTAAAAATTGTTAATTAATGAAATAATTTGTCATTATTTCATTTTTTGCAAAGTTAAAAAAATACTTTGTTTCTAGTTTCGAACTTACCTAAATTATAGCTTCTATTTTTTCTTAAGGCTTAGAAAATTCAAGATAAATTTGATTTATAATTTCACTACAGCTTAAAAATAGATTTTTTTTCATATCAGAGAAAAAGGCTCATTCACGATTAATTTTCATCATTAAAGCTTTTGTGTAAATTCAATCTTTAGAATTTAATCCACTGAAAATCAATCAAAAGAATATCACTAAACTTTTAATCTCCTCATTTTTGCCATGTAAAAGCCATCATATCCCGTTTCGCTAGGCCAAAGCATTCGGTCTTCTACAAATTCAAAGTTTTGATTTTCTTCTAAAAAGGCTTGAACTTGTTGTTTATTTTCGGCAGGGAAAATCGAGCAAGTGGCATAAATCAGTAATCCCTCTTTTTTTACCATCCCAGCGTAATTTCTCAAAATTTCCTTTTGCTCTTTCAAAACACGGTCAAAAAACGGAAAATCAATCTTATATTTTGCATCAGGATTACGGCCGAGAATTCCCATGCCTGTGCAAGGTGCATCAATCAAAACTCTGTCAAAAGATTGGTGAAAACGCTTGATGGTTTTACTGGATTCAATGAATTTGATCTGCACATTATGCGAATGATTTCGCTTGGCACGTCGCTTCAATTCCTTTAATTTCCATTCATAAATATCCATCGAAATGATTTGACCTTTATTTTCCATCAATGCAGAGAGGTGCAAAGATTTCCCACCAGCACCAGCACACGCATCTGCCACACGCATTCCAGGTTTTACTTCACAAAAATGAGCAACCTGTTGTGATGAAGCATCTTGCATTTCAAAACTTCCATCTTTAAAAGCTTGCGTCAAAAAAATATTTTCTTTTTCCGCCAGCACCAGAGCTTCGGGGAACTTCTGCAGAGGTTTTACTTCTACATTTTCTTTTTTTAATTTTTTAATTAATTCGCTTCGGGAATTCACCAGCGTATTCGTGCGTAAAATAGCAGGTGCAGGCTGATTCATCACTTGAATTTCTTTCCAAAAACGTTCAGGTAATTGTTGTAAGCCTAGAGCTTTCAATTCCTCACTCACAGATTGCTCTATCGCTGGATCTCGATGAGCATCTCTAAAGTTTTTTTTGACTTTCTCTCGATTGATTTTTAACGACTTAAACTCATCTAAATCTGGTATTTCAGCATCATTGATTATCATCCATGTGGCAATAAACTTCCAGTAATTTTTTTGCTCTAAACTATTTCCCGAAGCGTAGTTGATGAGTCGTTTCCAGCGCACACATTCATAGATGAGTTCCGCCACAAAACCGCGGTCTCTACTCCCCCACTGCTTATTGCGTTTAAAGCACTTCTCGATTTCCTTATCGGTATATTTATTTTCTAAAAAGACTGCTTTCAGAATTTCTATACTACCAACGTACAAATTTCTGTATGGTAAAAAATCCTTCATTTTTTTAAAGGCTTAAAAAATTTAAATTTTAAACAAATTTTTAAAGTATATTTAAATTATTTTTTTTAAAGGCTTAAAAAATTTTTCAGTTTTTCTAAGCCTTAAAAAAATTATTTTGCGATGTGAACAGATCTCGTTTCTCTTATCACCGTGACTTTCACTTGCCCAGGGTAAGTCATCTCGTTTTGAATCTTATCCATAATCAGGAAAGAAAGTTCTTTCGCACGCAAATCATCAACTTTCTCACTCTCTACCATCACGCGTAGTTCTCGCCCAGCTTGTATTGCATAAGCTTTTTCTACCCCGCTGAAGCCTAAAGCCGTGCTTTCTAAATCTTTCAAACGCTGGATGTAACTTTCCATTGCTTGTCTGCGGGCTCCAGGCCTAGCTCCGCTGATGGCATCTGCCACTTGAATAATGGGTGAAAGCAGAGAAGTCATTTCAATCTCATCATGGTGTGCACCAATTGCATTCACCACATCGGGGTGTTCACCAAATTTTTCGGCCCAATTCATTCCTAGAATAGCGTGTGGTAATTCTGATTCCTGCTCAGGTACTTTACCTATATCGTGTAGCAAACCAGCGCGTTTTGCCAGCTTAGGATTTAGCCCCAATTCTGCTGCCAAAGTTCCTGCAATGTGAGCCACCTCTCGTGAATGCTGTAAAAGGTTTTGCCCGTAAGAAGACCTGAATTTCATTCGCCCAATGATTTTTATCAATTCTGAATTCAGCCCATGAATTCCTAAATCAATCACTGTTTTCTTACCGATTTTGATGATTTCATCTTCGATTTGTTTTGACGTTTTATTCACCACATCTTCAATTCTACCTGGGTGAATTCGCCCATCAGTCACTAATTTATGCAAAGACAAACGTGCAATTTCTCGACGCACGGGGTCAAAACATGAGAGGACAATTGCTTCTGGCGTATCATCCACGATGATTTCCACGCCTGTAGCCGCTTCCAAGGCTCGGATATTTCGCCCTTCACGCCCGATGATCCGCCCCTTTACATCATCATTTTCTAAATTAAATACAGAAATTGAATTTTCTATAGCCTGCTCTGTACCAATGCGTTGAATGGTTTGAATCACAATTTTACGGGCTTCATCTTGTGCATTCATTTGAGCTTCATCTATAATTTCTTGAATCTGAGCCTGAGCCTTAGTTTTCGCCTCTTCTTTCAAGCTATTTACCAACTCGGCTCGTGCTTCCTCTGCGGAATAACCTGAAATTTTTTCTAATAAATCGACTTGCCTTCTATGATTAGCATTGACCTCATCTACTTTTTTGTTCAATGCCAATTTTTTCTCTTCCATTTCTGCCAACTCGGTCGTAAGCGTTTTTCGATTTTTCTTTAAATCAGAGAGACCTTCATTGAGTTTGTGCTCTTTTTCCTTTATTTGATTCTCTTTTTCACCAATTTTTCTTTCCCGTTGGTTAACGCTTTCTTCGTGTTGAGCCTTTAATTCCAAAAATTTTTCTTTCGCTTGTAAAATTTTCTCTTTTTTAATGCTTTCACCTTCTTTTTCAGCTTCTTTCACCAAAGTTTCTGATTCTATTTTCTTTTTTAAGGCATTTTTTTCAATTTCATCAACTTTCTTTTTAGCTTCTTCTAATAAAATAGCGCCTTGATTATCTATCTTTTTCTTGGTAAGAAAAAAAGATAACAAAGCTCCAATTATAAAACCTATAATTCCAATAACGTATTCCATATTTTATATTTATTTAGAGCTGCTCTCGCAGCATATCATTCATCAAAAAAAAACCACATTAGCTCAGGTGATTTGTGTAAAACTCCTAAATAACAGGATTTGGGCTATCTCGGTATTCAAACTTCCGCTGCTTCAATACCAAACTGGTGGCGGCTTGTTTTAGAACCGATTTTTACCCGGTAATACAATACTCGTTGAGTTTACCAAATAATGTTAGAACTAATGTGGGTAACTATTTAAACTGCCTTTCGGCAAAAGGAACTTCTCTTGTTAGATGAAATTTCTTCTAATTTCCTCAATTAATGCATCTAATTTTTTTTCGATCTCACTAGAATTAGACATCTCAGTTTGCTCATGATACAAGCTTTTTGAAACGTACTGCAAGGCACACATAGCCAAAGCATCTTGGTGGTCTCGCAATTCATACTTTTCTTCAAACTGACTGATTGATTCTTTGATGATTTTTGCTGCTTTTCGCACGATCTCCTCTTCATCTGCCGTGATGTGCATCGGGTATTCTCTGCCCGAAATCGCTATTTTAACCTTATGCCTATTCATCATCTACAATCTTCACAAATTAGCTTTACTCACCTCAGCAATACAATAATCAACCTCCTTTATCAACTGATTTAATTTAAACTTCATCAACCGCCGATGTTTAGGGTTCCCTCCCAAGGCACCAGCCACCTTTAATTGTTTATTTATATTTTGAAGTTCTTGAATTCTTACCTGTTGCTGATAGATGCTTTCCTCCAAGCGTTCATTTTCCTCTTTGAGTTTAGCCAGTTGTGCCTTTTGTTTTTCATACGAAATCAAAAGCTCGTGCACTTCACCTTCCAATTCATTCCATTTATTCTGTACAGCAGCATTCATCTTTCAAGAACGTTAATTCTAACACTCAACAAATTTAAGCTTTTTTTTTAACAATTTTAAAAAGTAATTTAAAGGATTCTTCTAAATTCTATTTTTTATTCTAGATTAATTAACTTTGTGTAAACTTAAAAAAATGACAGAACAAATTCATAAAACCATCATTATTGGTTCGGGACCTGCTGGCTACACCGCTGCTATTTATGCAGCACGAGCAGATATGAAACCTCTTCTATTGACTGGAATGGAACCAGGCGGGCAATTAACTACCACTACCGATGTAGAAAACTTCCCTGGTTACCCCGATGGCATCAAGGGCCCTGAAATGATGACAGATTTGCAAAAACAGGCTGAAAGATTTGGCACTGAAATCGTTTTTGACTTAGTTAATGAAGTAATTTTTTCTGAGGAAGAAAAAGGAATTCATACCATAAAAACAAGCAATGGCAAAGAGTTTAAAACTTATTCTGTCATTATTTCTACTGGTGCTTCTGCAAAGTATTTAGGCTTAGAAGATGAGAAAAAATATGCTGGGAGCGGCGTTTCTGCTTGTGCAACTTGCGACGGATTCTTCTACAAAGGGAAAGATGTTGCGGTAGTTGGCGGTGGCGATACAGCTGCTGAAGAAGCAACTTATTTATCTCATTTATGCAATAAAGTCTATCTGCTCGTAAGAAGAGATGAGTTCCGTGCCTCTAAAGCGATGGAAGCTCGTGTGATGAAAACACAAAACATCGAAGTGCTATTTCACCATGAACTGGAAGGTTTGAGTGGAGAAAATGTGGTAGAAAAAGCTCATGTTTTCAACAACCAAACTGGTGAAAAACAAGAATTAAAAGTAGATGGAGTCTTCATTGCTATCGGGCACAAACCTAATACCGATTTATTCCAAGGGAAATTAGATATGGACGAGGCGGGCTATCTCATTACCCAACCAAAAAGCACAAGAACCAAACTTCCTGGGGTTTTTGCGGCTGGAGATGTGCAAGATAAGATTTACCGCCAAGCCATTACTGCAGCAGGCTCTGGTTGTATGGCTGCTCTGGATGCTGAAAAATATTTAATGCAAATTTTTGATTAAATTTTTTAAGGCTTAAAAAATTTTCAGCATAAAAAAGACAAGTTTCAATAGTAAGAAGTTTGTCTTTTTTTATGCCTTTAAATTTTTTTCATTTATTTCAAATTTATGCGTTGTAACCTTAGCGCATTCAGGATAACACTTACCGAGCTAAAACTCATTGCCAAAGCAGCAATCATGGGTGATAAAAGCAACCCAAAGAATGGATATAATAGCCCTGCCGCTATTGGAACACCAACACTATTGTAAATCAGTGCAAAAAATAAATTCTGACGAATGTTGCGCATTACTTTTTCGCTTAAAACACGAGCCTTCACAATGCCGTTTAAATCGCCATCCACCAACGTCAAATCTGCACTTTCCATTGCGACAGCTGTCCCAGTGCCCATCGCTATTCCAATATCACTCTGTGCCAATGCTGGTGCATCATTAATCCCGTCACCAGCCATCGCTACTTTTTTACCTTCGTTTTGAAGTTTTTTCACTTCTTGCAATTTATCTTCGGGGGACTTCCCGCCACTATAGTTTTTCAGCCCAACTTCTTTTGCTACTGCCTTCGCGGTATGTTCATTATCGCCCGTCAGCATAATGACTGAAATACCTTGTGCTTGAAGCTTTTGAATAGCTGCTGCACTAGATGCTTTTATTGGATCAGAAATCACGACGGCTCCTACCACCTTTTCGCCCCAAGCTAAGTAAGAAGTTGTTTTCCCTTTTTTGGCTTCGGCATTTACTTTATCCGCAACGTCAGAAGGAATATTTAACTTGAAATCAGAGAGTAGTGCTTTGTTTCCCAACAGAACTTTTTGTTTTTCAAAAACACCTTTGACTCCTTTTCCTGAAACGGATTGAAAATCAGAAATTTCTAAAGGCTTTATTTTTTTTGAATCACCATAATCTAAAGTTGCTTGTGCCAACGGATGCTCGCTATTTTGGTTTAATCCGTTAACTAAACCAAGTAATTTATCTTCAGAAAAACCCGCTGCTAGTATGGCTTTTTCCATCCGAGGTTTACCTTCAGTTACGGTACCTGTTTTATCAATCACTAAGGTATCAATTTTATTCATTTCTTCTAGTGATGCGGCATTTTTCGCCAAGACGCCGTTTTGTGCTCCTTTACCTACCCCCACCATTACCGACATCGGCGTAGCCAAGCCCAAAGCACATGGGCAGGCGATAATCAAAACAGCAATGGCATTCACAAAAGCATAAGTCAAGCTGGGCTGCGGCCCCCAAATCCACCAAATAATGAAAGTTAAAGCCGCTACTCCCACGACTACAGGCACAAAATAACTCGAAATTTTATCTGCCAAACGCTGAATGGGCGCACGGCTGCGGCTTGCATTATTCACCATTTCGATGATTTGCGAGAGCATCGTTTCCGCTCCGACTTTCTCTGCCCGCATCAGGAAGCTGCCATTCCCGTTGATGGTTCCACTTTTCACGTTATCTCCCACTTTTTTATCTACAGGAATCGGTTCGCCCGTAATCATACTTTCATCCACACTTGATTCGCCTTCGGTTACCATGCCATCTACGGGAATTTTTGCTCCAGGTTTCACCTTTAGAATATCTTCTTTTTCAATTTTTTTAAGGCTTACTTTTTTTTCCACACCGTTTTCTACTAAAATTGCTTCGTGTGGCGTTAATTTCATTAATTCTTTGATGGCAGAATTGGTGCGAGAATGTGCTCGAGCTTCCATCACTTGCCCGACTAAAACTAAGGTTAAAATCATGGTAGCAGATTCAAAATACAGATGGATGTTCTCGTCTTGACCAAAAAATTCCTGAGGAAAAATTTGAGGGAAGAATAAAGCAATGACACTAAAAATCCATGCAGCGCCAGCACCAATCCCAATGAGGGTAAACATATTGAGATTCATGGTTTTTATGGAATTCCAAGCGCGCTGAAAAAATACCCATGTTGCGTAGAAAACTACAGGAAT includes:
- a CDS encoding potassium/proton antiporter codes for the protein MNITIENIVLIGSLLLFISIVVGKTSYKFGVPTLLLFLAIGMLAGSDGIGRINFDSPEIAQFIGIVSLNFILFSGGLDTNWKAVKPILKEGIALSTMGVFLTAVSLGIFVYYITDFTIYESLLLGSIVSSTDAAAVFSILRSKSLALKANLRPTLELESGSNDPMAYVLTIAFLSLVMNPEQGFFSIIPLFLQQMILGGALGFGFGVLSKIIINRIKLGFEGLYPVLAISLMFITFSATDFVGGNGFLAIYVCAVYLGNQDLIHKNTILKMFDGLAWLMQIVLFLTLGLLVFPKQIIPYVGIGLLISLFLIFIARPVGVFLSLMFFKMRLRRRFYISWVGLRGAVPIVFATYPLLAGVDKANMIFNIVFFISVTSVLLQGTTLSIVAKWLHVALPEKVKPVAMNERYFLDLPKSAMKEIEIPVNSFAVNKRIIDLHFPESAFITMIKRNGSFVRPGGSTLIQAHDVLVILLDKEESLAQVNEVLIDLKSGL
- a CDS encoding RsmB/NOP family class I SAM-dependent RNA methyltransferase; amino-acid sequence: MKDFLPYRNLYVGSIEILKAVFLENKYTDKEIEKCFKRNKQWGSRDRGFVAELIYECVRWKRLINYASGNSLEQKNYWKFIATWMIINDAEIPDLDEFKSLKINREKVKKNFRDAHRDPAIEQSVSEELKALGLQQLPERFWKEIQVMNQPAPAILRTNTLVNSRSELIKKLKKENVEVKPLQKFPEALVLAEKENIFLTQAFKDGSFEMQDASSQQVAHFCEVKPGMRVADACAGAGGKSLHLSALMENKGQIISMDIYEWKLKELKRRAKRNHSHNVQIKFIESSKTIKRFHQSFDRVLIDAPCTGMGILGRNPDAKYKIDFPFFDRVLKEQKEILRNYAGMVKKEGLLIYATCSIFPAENKQQVQAFLEENQNFEFVEDRMLWPSETGYDGFYMAKMRRLKV
- the rny gene encoding ribonuclease Y; the protein is MEYVIGIIGFIIGALLSFFLTKKKIDNQGAILLEEAKKKVDEIEKNALKKKIESETLVKEAEKEGESIKKEKILQAKEKFLELKAQHEESVNQRERKIGEKENQIKEKEHKLNEGLSDLKKNRKTLTTELAEMEEKKLALNKKVDEVNANHRRQVDLLEKISGYSAEEARAELVNSLKEEAKTKAQAQIQEIIDEAQMNAQDEARKIVIQTIQRIGTEQAIENSISVFNLENDDVKGRIIGREGRNIRALEAATGVEIIVDDTPEAIVLSCFDPVRREIARLSLHKLVTDGRIHPGRIEDVVNKTSKQIEDEIIKIGKKTVIDLGIHGLNSELIKIIGRMKFRSSYGQNLLQHSREVAHIAGTLAAELGLNPKLAKRAGLLHDIGKVPEQESELPHAILGMNWAEKFGEHPDVVNAIGAHHDEIEMTSLLSPIIQVADAISGARPGARRQAMESYIQRLKDLESTALGFSGVEKAYAIQAGRELRVMVESEKVDDLRAKELSFLIMDKIQNEMTYPGQVKVTVIRETRSVHIAK
- a CDS encoding cell division protein ZapA, giving the protein MNRHKVKIAISGREYPMHITADEEEIVRKAAKIIKESISQFEEKYELRDHQDALAMCALQYVSKSLYHEQTEMSNSSEIEKKLDALIEEIRRNFI
- the trxB gene encoding thioredoxin-disulfide reductase, giving the protein MTEQIHKTIIIGSGPAGYTAAIYAARADMKPLLLTGMEPGGQLTTTTDVENFPGYPDGIKGPEMMTDLQKQAERFGTEIVFDLVNEVIFSEEEKGIHTIKTSNGKEFKTYSVIISTGASAKYLGLEDEKKYAGSGVSACATCDGFFYKGKDVAVVGGGDTAAEEATYLSHLCNKVYLLVRRDEFRASKAMEARVMKTQNIEVLFHHELEGLSGENVVEKAHVFNNQTGEKQELKVDGVFIAIGHKPNTDLFQGKLDMDEAGYLITQPKSTRTKLPGVFAAGDVQDKIYRQAITAAGSGCMAALDAEKYLMQIFD
- a CDS encoding heavy metal translocating P-type ATPase; the encoded protein is MKQKTYYIKGMTCRGCANSVQQKLEAVPGVQKVRIDLSTAQAEILAENEISFEEFSKALENTNYSIHQTPEEAFTHTYYVEGMTCTGCENTVKKHLSSVEGVKAVNVDLKEKKVCVEADKNILFSHLNSALEDTHYHLLKFATELENSKKTTPKKSTDDVYYCPMMCEGEKVYDKPSDCPVCGMDLVPKVKSMPSDVQYTCPMHPEIISDEPSDCPKCGMDLVPMEPQENAEQKNYRQLVKKLIWAIAFTIPIFLIAMSDMLNNNPLYQIMEKKHWDYAQFILSIPVVFYATWVFFQRAWNSIKTMNLNMFTLIGIGAGAAWIFSVIALFFPQIFPQEFFGQDENIHLYFESATMILTLVLVGQVMEARAHSRTNSAIKELMKLTPHEAILVENGVEKKVSLKKIEKEDILKVKPGAKIPVDGMVTEGESSVDESMITGEPIPVDKKVGDNVKSGTINGNGSFLMRAEKVGAETMLSQIIEMVNNASRSRAPIQRLADKISSYFVPVVVGVAALTFIIWWIWGPQPSLTYAFVNAIAVLIIACPCALGLATPMSVMVGVGKGAQNGVLAKNAASLEEMNKIDTLVIDKTGTVTEGKPRMEKAILAAGFSEDKLLGLVNGLNQNSEHPLAQATLDYGDSKKIKPLEISDFQSVSGKGVKGVFEKQKVLLGNKALLSDFKLNIPSDVADKVNAEAKKGKTTSYLAWGEKVVGAVVISDPIKASSAAAIQKLQAQGISVIMLTGDNEHTAKAVAKEVGLKNYSGGKSPEDKLQEVKKLQNEGKKVAMAGDGINDAPALAQSDIGIAMGTGTAVAMESADLTLVDGDLNGIVKARVLSEKVMRNIRQNLFFALIYNSVGVPIAAGLLYPFFGLLLSPMIAALAMSFSSVSVILNALRLQRINLK